The Diadema setosum chromosome 1, eeDiaSeto1, whole genome shotgun sequence genome has a window encoding:
- the LOC140240086 gene encoding WD repeat and HMG-box DNA-binding protein 1-like: MVLIAPAMRMGHSEGHTDVCYEETGKFILTCGTDGDVRVWQGLDDDDPQTIDVGETSAALALSKGRLYIASDTNTVQAYTFPEGQYDGIISRFTAPVTHISFSSNCKKLAAGASDFNIKVTDIDDSSQKVLEGHTAPVLSVAVDPQLDYVASSSCDGTMKIWSLAEGSWEKSAVLIPKCSDVSLSKTLCRLSWEPVKGQFLAVPLEKEIHIFARDSWDLAFSLKPEEAGGFISVVAWSPCGKFLASAGTDGTLCIWDVSSRKCLERTKHKKGLAICGLAWNPKGNQEIVFTDIMGQVGVFEGVVPTGQSAPVTQEVTDDMVADLFDDAADEDLLEAAARMEDEDEAEKEKLLGANDDDDDDDDPIHADIRRAKQRVSMLLGQTDGIDGASNTGETDNASDITDIAPPKISAPPAAPVTPMQKPFIPASTPVHLSSRFMKWNAIGIVRCYDNEDESSIDVEFHDTAIHHSLHFDNQSNYTMAELGMEAVLLAAESYQDNLSLLMCYHFSSWDNHKEWSTTMPEGENIKALAVGEGWVAVATDKRLVRLYTTSGIQLQVFSLPGPVVCMAAHGKQLMLTFHAGLGLPGDQCIRMKLVTVHQKQSSMAYEGQLPLNPKTTISWFGFSAEGTAACVDSDGMVRLFNHGLKCWTQVANTKKHCKGRSDHYWVVGIHENLQQLRCIACKGATFPPTLPRPAVTVLPLKLPMCEMTTEKGQMEEAYWRAQLLSQHFKRSDDVDEMARARMDREQQDNAMKLFALACRSDREFRAYDVCQFMTSHHSLSLAIKYASRSRRMILAQRLSDMASRLLASEEDEEDEEEEEEVDVGFTHTRSAIRHGNTRHAPAETSNHRQQSRRPTTNGDVDEDEDDENDDAEEEENEEEDEMEMREEPTEKVLKLPKPKPAKIPSLLPSSQGRKNPFKKEGEKSGTAARGTSVFDEIKKVSPDRKVFHEKNDNEGGQKRKGPGANKQKKIKTQSTLFETKPKTKQEPDGQSERKSAKQGAVTFNTWLTQNRASLTEENPDLGPSEIIKLAMQKWKTLSAEEKEGLENKTKTTLEQSTPEDKSENRPAEKKRKRSEMEETAEKRKVGRIKQNDSDGKKQPLSVSTNAKLASFAFGKD, encoded by the exons ATGGTGCTGATTGCCCCTGCAATGCGCATGGGCCACAGTGAAGGTCACACAGATGTTTGCTACGAGGAAACCGGGAAATTCATTCTCACCTGTGGCACTGACGGTGATGTCAGAGTCTGGCAAGGCCTCGATGACGACGATCCACAGACCATTGATGTTGGGGAGACGTCAGCTGCCCTGGCATTGAGT aaaggAAGACTCTACATTGCCTCTGACACAAACACAGTCCAGGCGTACACATTCCCCGAGGGACAATATGATGGTATCATCTCCCGATTCACTGCTCCAGTCACTCACATCTCATTTTCAAGCAATTGCAAAAAGCTAGCAGCTGGCGCGAG TGACTTTAACATCAAGGTGACAGATATCGATGACTCGAGTCAGAAGGTTTTAGAGGGACATACTGCTCCTGTTCTCAGTGTTGCTGTTGATCCACAGTTGGACTATGTG GCCTCCTCTAGCTGTGATGGGACCATGAAGATATGGAGCCTGGCAGAAGGG AGCTGGGAAAAGTCAGCTGTTCTCATTCCAAAATGCAGTGATGTAAG CTTGTCAAAGACATTGTGTCGGTTGTCATGGGAACCAGTCAAAGGGCAG TTCCTTGCAGTGCCTTTGGAAAAGGAGATCCACATTTTTGCTCGGGATTCTTGGGACCTTGCCTTCAGCCTGAAACCCGAGGAGGCCGGGGGCTTCATATCGGTCGTAGCCTGGTCACCATGCGGGAAATTCCTGGCTTCAGCCGGGACCGACGGGACCCTCTGCATCTGGGATGTCAGCAGCAGAAAATGCTTAGAGAG GACCAAACACAAGAAAGGCTTGGCTATCTGTGGCTTGGCCTGGAATCCCAAGGGAAACCAAGAGATTGTCTTCACCGACATCATGGGCCAGGTGGGCGTGTTTGAGGGCGTTGTACCCACCGGCCAATCAGCTCCAGTGACTCAG GAGGTCACGGATGACATGGTGGCTGACCTTTTTGACGATGCTGCAGACGAAGACCTGCTTGAAGCTGCCGCCAGGATGGAAGACGAGGATGAGGCGGAGAAGGAGAAACTGTTAGGAGCCaacgacgatgacgacgacgacgacgatccTATCCACGCAGACATCCGGAGAGCAAAGCAGAGAGTTTCCATGCTACTAGGACAGACAGATGGAATTG ATGGGGCATCAAACACAGGAGAAACAGACAATGCCTCAGACATCACAGACATTGCCCCGCCCAAAATTAGTGCACCCCCTGCAGCTCCTGTCACTCCGATGCAGAAACCATTTATCCCCGCCTCCACACCAGTGCACCTCTCTAGTCGTTTTATG AAATGGAATGCCATCGGCATAGTGCGTTGCTATGACAACGAGGATGAGAGTTCCATCGATGTTGAGTTCCACGACACTGCGATCCATCACTCGCTCCACTTTGACAACCAGTCCAACTACACCATGGCAGAACTCGGGATGGAGGCGGTTCTACTGGCAGCTGAAAGCTACCAGGACAATCTCAG TCTCCTGATGTGCTATCATTTCTCATCCTGGGATAATCACAAAGAGTGGTCAACCACCATGCCAGAGGGAGAAAATATCAAG GCACTTGCTGTGGGTGAAGGATGGGTTGCCGTGGCAACTGACAAGCGTTTGGTTCGACTCTACACCACGAGTGGAATCCAGCTGCAGGTTTTCTCGCTGCCTGGACCAGTCGTCTGCATGGCTGCACATGGAAAGCAGCTTATGCTAACTTTTCACGCTGGCTTAG GTTTGCCGGGTGATCAGTGCATCAGGATGAAGCTTGTGACCGTTCACCAGAAGCAGTCCTCCATGGCGTACGAAGGACAGCTACCCTTGAATCCCAAGACGACCATTTCCTGGTTTGG CTTTAGTGCTGAGGGTACTGCGGCCTGTGTGGATTCTGATGGCATGGTCCGTCTATTCAACCATGGACTCAAGTGCTGGACACAAGTGGCCAATACCAAGAAACAT TGCAAGGGGCGCTCTGATCACTACTGGGTTGTTGGTATCCATGAGAACTTGCAGCAGCTGCGGTGTATAGCATGTAAAGGAGCCACCTTCCCCCCTACCCTGCCCAGACCGGCTGTGACCGTCTTGCCCCTCAAGCTGCCCATGTGTGAGATGACCACTGAGAAGGGTCAGATGGAG GAGGCATACTGGAGAGCTCAGCTCCTGAGCCAACATTTCAAGCGTAGCGATGACGTGGATGAGATGGCTCGTGCCAGAATGGACAGAGAACAGCAGGACAATGCCATGAAGCTCTTTGCT CTGGCGTGCCGCTCAGACAGAGAGTTCCGGGCGTACGACGTCTGCCAGTTCATGACATCCCACCACTCCCTGAGCCTGGCCATCAAGTATGCCAGCCGCTCCCGACGTATGATACTGGCCCAGAGGCTCAGTGACATGGCCAGCAGGCTGCTGGCATCGGAGGAGGACgaagaggatgaggaggaggaggaggaggtggatgTCGGCTTCACTCACaccag GTCTGCGATCAGACATGGCAACACGAGGCATGCACCTGCAGAAACTTCAAATCACCGGCAGCAGAGCCGGCGCCCGACCACTAATGGTGATGTGGATGAAGACGAGGACGATGAGAATGATGATGCTGAggaggaggaaaatgaagaggaGGACGAGATGGAGATGAGAGAGGAACCAACTGAGAAGGTCCTTAAACTGCCAAAACCCAAACCAG CTAAGATACCGTCACTCCTACCATCAAGCCAGGGAAGGAAGAATCCATTTAAAAAGGAAGGGGAGAAATCTGGCACTGCTGCGAGAGGGACCAGTGTGTTTGACGAGATCAAGAAAGTATCGCCAGACAGGAAAGTCTTCCATGAAAAAAATG ATAATGAAGGTGGTCAAAAGCGAAAGGGACCAGGAGCcaacaaacagaagaaaataaagacacaATCGACTCTGTTTGAGACCAAACCAAAGACCAAACAAGAACCAGATGGACAAAGCGAAAGGAAAAGTGCCAAACA GGGTGCCGTAACATTCAACACCTGGCTGACGCAGAATCGTGCATCACTGACTGAGGAGAACCCAGACCTTGGCCCCAGTGaaatcatcaaattggcaatgcaGAAGTGGAAAACACTCTCGGCTGAAGAAAAAGAG GGACTTGAAAACAAGACTAAGACTACCCTGGAGCAGTCCACACCTGAAGACAAAAGCGAGAACAGACCTGccgagaagaagaggaagagatcGGAAATGGAGGAAACAGCTGAGAAGCGTAAAGTCGGCAGAATCAAACAGAATGACAGCGACGGCAAGAAACAGCCATTGTCTGTATCAACCAATGCCAAACTGGCATCATTTGCATTTGGAAAagactga